One genomic window of Paenibacillus xylanilyticus includes the following:
- a CDS encoding NAD(P)-dependent oxidoreductase: MKVAIFGATGTIGKTILWELMDRGHEVTAIVRDPSKVEMVHERLRVEKGDLLNPDQVADFTAGQEAVVSAYGPKFGEEEELLEVTRSLIEGVRRGKASRLVVVGGAGSLLTDSGEMLMDTPGFPEEVRTLAKAHLDAYGLIEESDIHWTYMSPAATITSGPRTGHFRIGMNRLVTDDLGESTISVGDFAAALVDELDDPQFIGSRFTVAY, translated from the coding sequence ATGAAAGTTGCGATTTTTGGAGCGACTGGAACGATTGGAAAGACGATACTGTGGGAGCTGATGGACCGCGGGCATGAAGTGACTGCGATTGTGCGTGATCCGTCCAAAGTGGAAATGGTTCATGAACGTCTGCGAGTGGAAAAGGGAGATTTGCTGAACCCGGATCAGGTAGCCGATTTTACAGCAGGCCAGGAAGCTGTCGTTAGTGCCTATGGTCCGAAATTCGGAGAAGAAGAGGAACTGCTGGAAGTTACACGTTCACTCATTGAGGGTGTTCGCCGCGGCAAAGCCAGCCGTCTGGTTGTTGTTGGCGGAGCTGGCAGCTTGCTGACCGATTCCGGTGAGATGCTGATGGATACACCCGGATTTCCGGAGGAAGTTAGAACCCTGGCGAAGGCGCATTTGGATGCGTATGGCTTAATCGAGGAATCGGATATCCACTGGACGTATATGAGCCCGGCGGCAACAATTACATCCGGACCGCGGACAGGCCATTTCCGGATCGGAATGAATCGTTTGGTGACCGATGATCTGGGAGAGAGCACGATCTCGGTTGGCGACTTTGCTGCGGCATTGGTGGATGAGCTTGATGATCCGCAGTTTATTGGTTCCCGTTTTACGGTAGCTTATTAA
- a CDS encoding NAD(P)H-hydrate dehydratase, translating to MFIVTAEQMRAVDEHTIHKLGIPAASLMENAGRAIAEEVIALCREEAAGVQVAEHKRHWEQGEAQRAHTGPGDRQGSGGDIIADPALVMAHPADQHWYMLIGKGNNGGDGLVAARHLLEAGLGVTLIYADAPESLRGEAAVQRDAAAQLGIPALVHGREAVDFSRCTGIVDALLGTGSQGAPRGAYAALIEAANDSGKPVVSADVPSGLNADTGEVYEPCIQARVTVCLALLKRGLVQYPGATAAGRIVVRAIGIPARLAPEHGPTVRLLTEEVMRGALNVDTDRLRAPDGHKGTYGHVLLVAGSLPMSGAGLLSAKAALRAGCGLATWALPAALLPYVIGSVPELMLAAAADGDSGEWNAASAEAVLRLAESRDVIATGPGLGRFEGDTGWLRRLWQQTDRPLVIDADGLNMLADAGPNGPRDWGRRSAATILTPHPGEMGRLLGMPTPEVQRDRIGHAARYAREQGVTLVLKGARTVIATPSGEAYINTTGHAGMATGGAGDVLTGIIAGLLAQGLSAEQAAAFGVYLHGQAAEQAAQRRGDPASLLAGDIIDAL from the coding sequence TTGTTTATCGTCACCGCTGAACAGATGCGAGCTGTAGATGAACATACCATCCACAAGCTGGGCATTCCTGCTGCGAGTCTGATGGAAAACGCGGGCAGAGCCATAGCGGAGGAAGTTATCGCCTTGTGCCGTGAGGAGGCTGCAGGCGTTCAGGTTGCTGAACACAAAAGGCACTGGGAGCAGGGAGAGGCACAGCGGGCACACACCGGGCCCGGTGATCGCCAAGGTTCCGGGGGCGACATCATCGCCGATCCGGCGCTGGTGATGGCGCACCCCGCTGATCAGCATTGGTACATGCTGATCGGTAAGGGCAATAATGGCGGGGACGGGCTGGTTGCCGCCCGCCATCTGCTTGAAGCGGGGCTCGGCGTGACCTTGATCTACGCCGATGCGCCCGAGTCACTGCGGGGCGAAGCCGCAGTGCAGCGGGATGCCGCTGCGCAGCTCGGCATCCCTGCCCTTGTCCACGGCCGTGAAGCCGTGGACTTCAGCCGGTGCACAGGCATCGTGGATGCACTGCTGGGCACCGGCTCGCAGGGGGCGCCGCGGGGAGCCTACGCGGCGCTGATTGAGGCGGCGAACGACAGCGGTAAGCCTGTCGTCTCCGCCGATGTGCCAAGCGGGCTGAATGCCGACACCGGGGAGGTATACGAGCCCTGCATTCAAGCCAGAGTGACTGTATGCCTCGCGCTGCTGAAGCGCGGGCTTGTACAGTATCCGGGCGCGACGGCCGCGGGGCGCATCGTGGTGCGTGCTATCGGCATACCGGCACGGCTGGCGCCAGAGCACGGTCCTACCGTTCGTCTGTTAACGGAGGAAGTGATGCGCGGTGCCCTGAACGTGGATACGGATCGTCTGCGGGCACCGGACGGGCACAAGGGTACCTACGGCCACGTATTGCTGGTCGCAGGCAGTCTGCCGATGAGCGGCGCAGGTCTGCTCTCGGCCAAGGCTGCACTGCGCGCGGGCTGCGGACTTGCCACATGGGCACTGCCCGCGGCACTGCTGCCTTATGTCATCGGCAGTGTGCCTGAACTCATGCTCGCAGCCGCCGCAGATGGCGACAGCGGCGAGTGGAACGCGGCTTCCGCCGAAGCTGTGCTTCGTCTTGCGGAGAGCCGCGACGTGATTGCAACCGGGCCAGGCCTCGGCCGCTTCGAGGGCGACACTGGCTGGCTGCGCCGCCTGTGGCAGCAGACGGATCGCCCGCTCGTCATCGATGCGGACGGCCTCAACATGCTTGCAGACGCGGGCCCAAACGGGCCTCGCGACTGGGGCCGGCGCAGTGCGGCGACCATTCTGACGCCGCACCCCGGAGAGATGGGCCGCCTGCTGGGCATGCCGACCCCCGAAGTGCAGCGTGACCGAATTGGTCACGCTGCACGGTACGCCCGCGAGCAGGGCGTGACCCTGGTGCTCAAAGGAGCACGTACGGTCATCGCAACGCCTTCCGGCGAGGCGTACATCAACACCACCGGGCACGCCGGCATGGCAACGGGCGGCGCCGGGGACGTATTGACCGGCATTATCGCCGGTCTGCTCGCTCAAGGACTCAGCGCGGAGCAGGCCGCCGCTTTTGGTGTATACCTGCACGGCCAGGCCGCCGAGCAGGCTGCGCAGCGGCGCGGCGACCCGGCGTCTCTGCTGGCAGGAGACATCATTGACGCCCTGTGA
- a CDS encoding methyl-accepting chemotaxis protein, which translates to MKLQGKLIINALISLLLCLVLVAYIIFQLLGINAKNQNLVPAMLKVSELKANQIQTQQALDVFSFSMTAGNQNAVRSLLDEGKTMIQELTEGLLETDEQLRLLGSIQTKLTALDQGAAEAMQALDSSEAKRYSTRVQGIQNDIYMLDEITKERYDQYTINLEQDIQQTWQIALGGAVLLLVAAMLFNMYTSRKLAKRIGVLKNAAGQIAAGDLTQQLPETRGKDELDELNRSFRLMTENIRNIIQSIDTAGKRVDGMAQDIDRGNDTMQAIVQQVSRTTEELSIGSQKIAEDLSETVMVVDKMQHTFGSNLHATSQSAIHGNEVMSTVEEGHTAIEEQLRLAEMNRIAMAEVEQTVQELEESAARITTMTGYVSEIAKQTTLLSLNASIEAARAGEAGRGFAVVAGEVNKLAEQSAQSVQHIYAAVGEITSAMDKVKGSVMQSIQLFAEQEKATGQTRDSFSAIRDSVEQISTGINQLAEDMQLSSQLSTQVQQAIENISAITQQSAASSEEITASTTEQQRSFEEASIKVKSLRDISEEMHQELQRFRL; encoded by the coding sequence ATGAAATTGCAAGGCAAACTGATTATTAATGCGTTAATTTCATTACTTTTATGTCTTGTGTTGGTAGCCTATATCATTTTTCAGTTGCTGGGTATCAACGCCAAAAATCAAAATCTGGTGCCTGCCATGCTCAAGGTCAGTGAGCTTAAAGCCAATCAGATTCAGACCCAGCAGGCGCTGGATGTGTTCTCTTTCTCGATGACAGCCGGCAATCAGAATGCCGTACGCAGCTTGTTGGACGAAGGTAAAACGATGATTCAGGAACTTACCGAAGGATTACTGGAAACCGATGAGCAGCTTCGACTGTTGGGTTCCATTCAGACGAAACTGACTGCACTGGATCAGGGGGCAGCTGAAGCCATGCAAGCCTTGGACAGCTCGGAAGCCAAACGGTACAGCACACGTGTGCAGGGCATTCAAAATGATATCTACATGCTCGATGAAATAACCAAGGAACGGTATGATCAATACACGATTAATCTGGAGCAGGACATACAGCAAACTTGGCAAATTGCATTGGGCGGTGCTGTTCTCCTGCTCGTCGCTGCCATGCTGTTCAACATGTATACTTCCCGGAAGCTAGCCAAACGTATTGGAGTGCTGAAGAACGCCGCAGGACAGATTGCAGCTGGCGACCTTACCCAGCAGCTGCCTGAAACCCGGGGCAAGGATGAACTGGATGAGCTGAATCGCTCCTTCCGTCTCATGACTGAGAATATTCGAAACATTATCCAATCGATTGATACCGCCGGAAAACGGGTGGATGGCATGGCTCAGGACATTGACCGCGGCAACGACACCATGCAGGCCATTGTGCAGCAGGTCTCCCGTACGACGGAAGAGCTGTCCATCGGCAGCCAGAAGATTGCGGAGGATCTGAGTGAAACGGTAATGGTCGTGGACAAGATGCAGCACACGTTCGGCAGCAACCTTCATGCCACTTCCCAATCGGCGATCCATGGCAACGAGGTGATGAGCACCGTTGAGGAAGGACACACGGCTATTGAGGAGCAGCTTCGCCTCGCTGAAATGAACCGAATCGCCATGGCTGAGGTTGAACAGACTGTGCAGGAGCTGGAAGAAAGCGCAGCGCGCATTACCACGATGACAGGCTATGTGTCCGAGATCGCCAAGCAGACCACGCTGCTCTCCCTGAACGCTTCAATCGAAGCGGCTCGTGCCGGCGAAGCCGGTCGTGGTTTCGCCGTGGTTGCAGGGGAAGTCAACAAGCTCGCAGAGCAATCTGCACAATCCGTGCAGCATATCTATGCGGCTGTGGGTGAAATCACAAGCGCTATGGACAAGGTGAAAGGTTCTGTGATGCAGAGTATACAGCTCTTCGCTGAACAGGAAAAGGCGACCGGACAAACCCGGGATTCCTTCTCCGCTATTCGTGACAGCGTAGAACAGATCAGTACGGGCATTAACCAGCTGGCCGAAGATATGCAGCTATCCAGTCAGCTAAGTACACAGGTACAGCAGGCCATTGAAAACATCAGTGCGATTACGCAGCAATCAGCTGCCAGCAGTGAAGAGATTACGGCTTCGACGACAGAACAGCAGCGCTCGTTTGAAGAGGCCAGCATCAAGGTCAAATCGCTGCGTGACATCAGTGAGGAAATGCATCAGGAACTGCAGCGTTTCCGCTTGTAA